The following coding sequences lie in one Arachis stenosperma cultivar V10309 chromosome 5, arast.V10309.gnm1.PFL2, whole genome shotgun sequence genomic window:
- the LOC130979461 gene encoding uncharacterized protein LOC130979461 produces MRHEGVLGHAVGFGARDAEGSTGLTEFQVGQQFQDKDEALLSMKTYSIRRGVQYKVVESDHRRYVGKCSEFGNGCSWLIRLSLRKRKGIWEVKRYNGPHTCLATSISSDHRSLDYHVILAFIMPMVRADASVSIKVLLNATAAHFGFRPTYRRVWMAKQKSIALIYGDWDESYNDLPRWVLGVQLTMPGSVVVLKTSPVRVGGQVDESQAYFHRLFWTFPPCIEAFRHCKPLISIDGTHLYGKYGGTLLIAIAQDGNSNILPVAFALVEGENAESWTFFLSHLRQHVTLQPGLLVISDRHNGIKAALEAPDGGWLPPSAYRAFCIRHVAANFALTFKGKDARRLLVNAAYAKTDVEFDYWFDILRSEDPAMCEWANRIDYSLWTQHRDEGRRFGHMTTNISELAELFVRKGREAEAQMGTGQQFSQHLVKCIEANMKTARCFTVTLYDRDNSEFTVAETTPTGSFSLGTYRVSLASRTCDCGYFQALHFPCQHALACCAYSRVTWTSYVHSVYQISSVFNVYRMGFTPPIPEGFWPPYDGPTVIPDPAMRRAREGRPRSTRIRTNMDEADPNRPKRCGLCRQPGHTRRSCPQVAGSSQTGHH; encoded by the exons ATGAGACATGAGGGGGTTTTAGGGCACGCTGTTGGATTCGGAGCTAGAGATGCGGAAGGGAGTACTGGTCTGACAGAGTTCCAGGTTGGTCAGCAATTCCAGGATAAAGATGAGGCCCTTTTAAGTATGAAGACTTACAGCATCCGGCGAGGGGTACAGTACAAGGTGGTGGAGTCCGATCACCGCCGGTATGTGGGCAAGTGTTCCGAGTTTGGGAATGGGTGCTCATGGTTGATTCGACTGAGTCTCCGGAAGCGCAAGGGCATCTGGGAGGTCAAACGGTACAATGGACCTCACACTTGCCTGGCCACATCCATCTCTAGTGACCACAGGAGTTTGGATTATCATGTGATTTTGGCTTTCATTATGCCAATGGTTAGGGCCGATGCATCCGTGAGCATCAAGGTGCTCCTGAACGCCACGGCAGCGCACTTTGGTTTTAGGCCGACTTACCGGAGGGTTTGGATGGCGAAGCAGAAATCTATTGCCCTCATATACGGTGACTGGGATGAGTCCTACAACGACCTGCCTAGGTGGGTCTTGGGTGTCCAGCTGACGATGCCTGGGAGTGTTGTGGTCCTGAAGACGAGCCCGGTTCGAGTTGGAGGACAGGTGGACGAATCTCAAGCGTACTTCCACAGACTTTTCTGGACTTTCCCGCCCTGCATCGAGGCTTTCCGTCATTGCAAGCCGCTAATCAGCATTGACGGCACACATTTGTATGGGAAGTATGGGGGAACGTTGCTCATCGCGATTGCACAGGATGGGAACTCCAACATTCTACCTGTGGCATTCGCACTAGTAGAGGGTGAGAATGCGGAATCCTGGACATTCTTTCTCTCACACCTTCGACAGCACGTGACCCTGCAGCCCGGTCTGCTGGTTATATCGGACAGGCACAACGGCATCAAGGCTGCGCTTGAGGCCCCTGACGGCGGTTGGCTACCGCCATCTGCGTACCGTGCATTCTGCATACGACACGTAGCGGCTAATTTTGCCCTAACCTTCAAGGGCAAAGACGCTAGGAGGCTACTAGTGAACGCGGCGTATGCGAAGACCgatgttgaatttgattacTGGTTTGATATCCTGCGATCTGAAGATCCGGCGATGTGTGAGTGGGCGAACCGGATTGATTACTCGTTGTGGACTCAGCATCGTGATGAGGGGCGGAGATTCGGTCACATGACGACGAACATCTCCGA GCTTGCGGAACTGTTTGTTCGCAAGGGGAGAGAGGCTGAGGCCCAGATGGGAACAGGACAACAATTCAGTCAGCATTTGGTGAAGTGTATTGAGGCCAACATGAAGACGGCCAGGTGCTTCACGGTGACGCTGTATGACCGGGATAACTCCGAGTTCACTGTAGCAGAGACTACTCCGACTGGTTCTTTCTCCTTGGGTACTTACAGAGTATCACTTGCCTCTCGGACATGTGACTGCGGGTACTTCCAGGCTCTTCATTTCCCGTGTCAGCACGCACTTGCGTGCTGTGCATACTCACGGGTCACCTGGACCTCTTACGTTCACAGCGTCTATCAGATTAGCTCGGTCTTCAATGTGTATCGGATGGGATTCACACCTCCCATCCCGGAGGGCTTCTGGCCACCTTACGACGGGCCCACAGTGATTCCAGACCCTGCCATGAGGCGTGCCAGAGAGGGTCGTCCTAGATCCACTAGGATACGGACGAACATGGACGAGGCGGATCCGAATCGGCCAAAGAGGTGCGGCCTATGTCGCCAACCTGGACACACGCGACGTAGTTGCCCACAGGTTGCAGGCTCGTCTCAGACAGGACACCATTAG
- the LOC130979459 gene encoding gibberellin 20 oxidase 1-D-like has protein sequence MASSQTAVLPPTESRTLFDASWGKLSNVPTEFVWPGSENRLNLPELQVPQIDLKSFLSGDPKTVETLCTEVNEACKKHGFLILVNHGVDAELVATTEKLIDEFFTMPMEEKLRAERVVPSPWGYASSFLGRFHSTLPWKETLSINYCAEPNRKTVEEYFARVLGEDYKRFGTTLEEYGEAMSNVCLVLMELLGLSLGVGRKYFREFYEDNESVMRLNYYPTCQRPDLALGIGPHCDPTSLTILHQDLVGGLQVFADDQWYSVSPKQGAFVVNIGDTFTAMTNGLYKSCLHRVVVNEKVVRRSIAFFLNPNGKKVVIPPKELVTEENPRLYPDFTWPTFLEFTQKFYRTDSTTLEVFSKWVEEQNQQQCKEN, from the exons atggCTTCTTCTCAAACCGCTGTTCTTCCCCCAACAGAATCCAGGACACTCTTTGATGCTTCTTGGGGAAAGCTTTCAAATGTACCCACCGAATTCGTATGGCCTGGTAGCGAAAACCGCCTGAACCTTCCAGAACTCCAAGTTCCACAGATCGATTTGAAGTCTTTCCTCTCCGGGGATCCTAAAACCGTTGAAACTCTTTGCACCGAGGTTAACGAGGCCTGCAAGAAGCATGGATTCCTCATCCTTGTTAACCACGGCGTCGACGCGGAGCTCGTGGCCACAACCGAAAAGCTAATCGATGAGTTCTTTACCATGCCCATGGAGGAGAAGCTGAGGGCTGAGAGAGTGGTTCCGAGTCCTTGGGGGTATGCTAGTAGCTTCCTTGGAAGGTTCCATTCCACTCTTCCATGGAAGGAAACTCTTTCAATAAATTACTGTGCTGAACCTAATCGGAAGACCGTGGAGGAATACTTTGCTAGGGTTTTGGGGGAAGATTACAAGCGATTTGG AACTACATTGGAAGAGTACGGTGAAGCCATGAGTAATGTTTGCCTGGTACTGATGGAGCTACTTGGATTGAGCTTAGGTGTTGGGCGCAAATATTTCAGAGAATTCTATGAAGACAATGAATCTGTGATGAGGCTGAATTACTATCCAACATGCCAGAGACCTGATTTGGCCCTAGGAATTGGGCCCCACTGTGACCCTACATCCTTAACCATTCTTCATCAAGATTTAGTGGGTGGTCTACAAGTGTTTGCAGATGATCAATGGTACTCTGTGTCTCCAAAACAAGGAGCTTTTGTTGTCAACATTGGTGACACTTTCACG GCTATGACAAACGGACTTTACAAGAGTTGCTTGCACAGAGTGGTTGTGAACGAGAAAGTTGTGAGAAGATCGATTGCTTTTTTTCTGAATCCAAACGGAAAGAAAGTAGTGATTCCTCCAAAAGAACTTGTCACCGAGGAGAATCCAAGGCTCTATCCAGATTTCACGTGGCCAACTTTTCTTGAATTCACACAGAAGTTTTACAGGACTGACTCCACAACCCTTGAAGTTTTCTCAAAGTGGGTTGAGGAGCAAAACCAGCAGCAATGCAAGGAGAATTGA
- the LOC130979464 gene encoding uncharacterized protein LOC130979464 produces the protein MASEESFVVLVHHRGSVNRKTRSGVKFTDKNPLCIVITSTTSYDDLVSAVLMKLGLEGAKRIKKFFYRIPVTVLQNTVKYDCFTINNDADLQVMFLCRRQFPEVRTPELLARLVDVVSSSGGSNRNTNTIANAAGSSSRPAVASSSVPVYEPVVQHVASPSFAVDLNATEGDEVVERENLPNALVGVAPVGVGDGFLDDEDEDDVEPDMIDDDSADDIGATGPALEVGGSSSGTQQYPPHFPHWTWTP, from the coding sequence atggctagtgaggagagttttgTTGTTTTGGTGCACCACAGAGGATCTGTTAATAGAAAAACTCGTTCCGGAGTAAAGTTCACGGATAAGAATCCTCTATGTATTGTCATAACATCTACGACGAGTTACGATGACCTTGTTAGCGCTGTACTAATGAAGCTTGGTCTGGAGGGTGCGAAGCGGATAAAGAAGTTTTTCTATCGCATTCCAGTCACGGTGCTACAGAATACGGTGAAGTATGATTGCTTCACGATTAATAATGATGCGGACTTGCAAGTAATGTTTCTCTGTCGGCGGCAGTTTCCGGAGGTGAGGACACCAGAGTTGTTGGCCCGGCTGGTTGATGTTGTATCCAGCTCCGGCGGTTCGAACAGGAATACGAACACTATAGCGAATGCAGCAGGTTCTAGTTCCCGGCCTGCCGTTGCTTCCTCGTCCGTCCCTGTGTACGAACCAGTGGTCCAACATGTCGCCTCCCCATCTTTCGCTGTTGACCTCAATGCCACCGAAGGCGACGAGGTAGTGGAAAGGGAAAATTTGCCGAACGCTTTAGTGGGAGTTGCACCTGTTGGCGTAGGAGACGGTTTTTTGGACGATGAAGACGAGGATGACGTCGAGCCGGATATGATTGACGATGATAGCGCTGATGATATTGGAGCGACTGGGCCTGCATTGGAGGTAGGTGGTTCTAGCTCTGGCACACAGCAGTATCCACCACATTTTCCTCATTGGACTTGGACGCCATGA